The Antennarius striatus isolate MH-2024 chromosome 11, ASM4005453v1, whole genome shotgun sequence genome window below encodes:
- the gclc gene encoding glutamate--cysteine ligase catalytic subunit yields MGLLSQGSPMAWEEAKKYADHVREHGIIQFLNIYNKLKERQKDVLKWGDEVEYMLVELDDENEKVRLVLNAEDVLETLQEQGEKTNPNHPTLWRPEYARYMIEGTPGQPYGGTMSEFNTVEANMGKRRREASSVLNQNESLCTITSFPRLGCPGFSKPECRPNPVEKGVSKSLFYPDEAISKHPRFSTLTRNIRHRRGEKVAINVPIFKDKFTPSPFVETFPEDDGEAARAALPDHIYMDAMGFGMGNCCLQVTFQACSINEARYLYDQLAPVCPMVMALSAASPFYRGFVSDIDCRWGVISASVDDRTPEERGLEPLKNNKYRIFKSRYDSIDSYLSCCGEKYNDIDLTKDEQIYVRLLDAGIDKLLAQHIAHLFIRDPLNVFKDKLNLDDEKESDHFENLQSTNWQTMRFKPPPPNSDIGWRVEFRPMEVQLTDFENAAYVVFIVLLTRVILSYKLDFLIPLSKVDENMKVAQKRNAVQEGMFYFRKDIFTGCNPVLDGTASASKGVETDSTNEEYTLMSIDTIINGKEGVFQGLMPIINCYLENMEVDVDTRCAILNYLKLIKKRASGELMTMAKWMREFVANHPQYNQDSVVTDKITYDLFKKCDRIAKGQEDCPELIVNQLNRSK; encoded by the exons ATGGGGTTACTGTCTCAGGGGTCTCCTATGGCCTGGGAGGAAGCCAAGAAGTACGCCGATCATGTGAGGGAACACGGCATCATTCAGTTCCTCAACATCTACAACAAATTGAAAGAGCGGCAGAAAGATGTGCTGAAATGGGGCGACGAG GTTGAGTACATGTTGGTGGAATTGGACGACGAGAATGAAAAAGTTCGACTTGTACTAAATGCTGAAGATGTATTGGAAACTCTCCAAGAGCAGGGCGAAAAGACAAACCCCAA cCACCCCACACTTTGGAGACCAGAGTACGCCAGATATATGATTGAAGGAACTCCAGGGCAGCCGTACGGTGGGACAATGTCTGAGTTCAACACTGTAGAGGCTAACATGGGGAAGAGACGACGAGAAGCGTCGTCAGTCCTGAACCAGAACGAATCGCTCTGCACCATCACCTCATTTCCAAG gtTAGGTTGCCCAGGTTTCAGTAAACCAGAGTGCCGGCCAAACCCTGTGGAAAAAGGAGTTTCAAAGTCCTTGTTTTATCCAGACGAAGCCATCAGCAAACACCCAAGATTCAG cacccTAACCAGAAACATACGCcacagaagaggagagaaagtaGCCATTAATGTCCCGA TCTTCAAAGACAAGTTCACTCCATCTCCGTTTGTGGAGACGTTTCCTGAGGATGATGGCGAAGCAGCGAGGGCGGCTCTACCTGATCACATCTATATGGATGCCATGGGCTTTGGCATGGGCAACTGCTGTCTGCAG GTGACATTCCAAGCTTGCAGCATCAATGAGGCAAGATATCTTTATGACCAACTAGCACCAGTCTGCCCAATGGTG ATGGCACTGAGTGCAGCTTCCCCCTTCTACAGAGGTTTTGTGTCAGACATTGATTGCCGTTGGGGGGTTATCTCTGCCTCAGTGGACGACAGGACTCCGGAAGAGCGGGGACTCGAG ccactgaaaaacaacaaatacaggATCTTCAAGTCGAGATATGATTCCATTGACAGCTACTTGTCTTGCTGCGGCGAGAAGTACAACGATATCGATCTGACGAAAGATGAACAGATCTACGTGCGGCTGCTTGATGCCG GAATCGACAAGCTCTTAGCCCAACACATAGCACACCTCTTCATCAGAGACCCACTCAATGTCTTCAAGGACAAATTAAACTTGGATGATGAAAAGGAATCGGATCACTTTGAG AACCTGCAGTCGACCAACTGGCAGACCATGAGGTTCAAACCCCCACctccaaactctgacattggctGGAGAGTTGAGTTCCGCCCTATGGAG GTGCAGCTCACTGACTTTGAAAATGCTGCTTACGTGGTCTTCATTGTCCTGCTTACCAGGGTGATCTTATCCTATAAACTGGACTTCCTGATCCCTTTGTCAAAG gttgatgaaaacatgaaagttGCACAGAAAAGAAACGCTGTTCAGGAGGGCATGTTTTACTTCAGAAAGGACATCTTTACTG GCTGCAACCCGGTGCTCGATGGCACTGCTTCTGCTTCCAAAGGCGTGGAGACTGACAGTACCAATGAGGAGTACACACTGATGAGTATCGACACCATCATCAATGGAAAG GAGGGAGTATTCCAGGGCCTCATGCCCATCATTAACTGTTATCTGGAGAACATGGAAGTTGATGTGGACACCAGATGTGCCATTTTGAATTATCTGAAGCTCATCAAGAAGCGTGCCTCAG GCGAACTGATGACCATGGCCAAGTGGATGAGGGAGTTTGTTGCTAATCACCCCCAGTATAACCAGGACAGCGTCGTCACTGACAAAATCACCTACGACCTGTTCAAGAAGTGTGACAGGATCGCCAAAGGCCAAGAGGACTGTCCAGAACTGATTGTCAACCAGCTCAACAGGTCCAAATGA